The Paraburkholderia sp. SOS3 genome includes a region encoding these proteins:
- a CDS encoding CopD family protein produces the protein MTKAIEIALFLHLLGVAVWVGGMVFAHFCLRPALGDLSPQLRLPLWESVFGRFFNWVGVSVLVILVSGGFLLSQYGGAHAMWQLHAMAGLGIVMMLIFGHIRFAVFPRIRRAVQAQKWPDGANAVATVRRLVVVNLVLGVVTIGFAVMSRGF, from the coding sequence ATGACCAAAGCGATCGAAATCGCACTCTTTCTCCACCTGCTGGGCGTTGCCGTCTGGGTCGGCGGCATGGTGTTCGCGCATTTCTGCCTGCGGCCGGCCTTGGGCGACCTGTCGCCGCAATTGCGGCTGCCGCTGTGGGAGTCGGTATTCGGACGGTTCTTCAACTGGGTCGGCGTATCGGTGCTCGTTATTCTGGTCTCCGGCGGCTTTCTGCTGTCGCAGTACGGCGGCGCGCACGCGATGTGGCAACTGCATGCGATGGCGGGGCTCGGCATCGTGATGATGCTGATCTTCGGCCATATCCGTTTCGCCGTCTTTCCGCGCATCCGTCGCGCGGTGCAGGCGCAGAAGTGGCCCGACGGCGCGAATGCGGTCGCGACCGTGCGGCGGCTCGTCGTCGTGAATCTCGTGCTTGGTGTCGTGACGATCGGCTTTGCGGTGATGTCGCGCGGATTTTGA
- a CDS encoding DNA topoisomerase IV subunit B, with product MSTKKSNANAAYSEASIKVLKGLEPVKQRPGMYTRTENPLHIIQEVIDNASDEALGGFGKQITVTLHADQSVSVDDDGRGIPFGLHPDERVPVVEIVFTRLHAGGKFDKAAGGAYTFSGGLHGVGVSVTNALSTRLDVTVWRDGKVAELGFSNGDVVKPLKVRAAERGEKKSGTRVTVTPNAKYFDSPNLPVGELQRLLRSKAVLLPGVEVVLVNEKTGERQSWKYEDGLRGYLLEGMAGSDLLIPLFEGERYAESSRSNEETFAEGEGAAWVVAWSEEGPLTRESYVNLIPTPAGGTHEAGLRDGLFQAVKSFVELHGLQPKGVKLLAEDVFARVSFVLSAKVLDPQFQGQIKERLNSRDAVKLVSSFARPALELWLNQHVEHGRKLADLVIKQAQARTRAGQKVEKRKSSGVAVLPGKLTDCESTEIERNELFLVEGDSAGGSAKMGRDKEFQAILPLRGKVLNTWETERDRLFANNEVHDISVAIGVDPHNPDDTVDLSNLRYGKICILSDADVDGAHIQVLLLTLFFKHFPQLIERGNVFVARPPLFRVDAPARGKKPAQKLYALDDGELEAILDKLRKDGVRESQWTISRFKGLGEMSAEQLWDTTMNPDTRRLSPIALGELDFEKTVARMTMLMGKGEAASRRSWLEEKGNEVEADI from the coding sequence ATGTCTACGAAGAAGTCAAACGCAAACGCTGCGTATAGCGAAGCGTCGATCAAGGTGCTGAAGGGGCTCGAGCCGGTCAAGCAGCGGCCCGGCATGTACACGCGCACCGAGAACCCGCTGCACATCATCCAGGAAGTCATCGACAATGCGTCCGACGAGGCGCTCGGCGGCTTCGGCAAGCAGATCACGGTCACGCTGCACGCCGACCAGTCGGTGTCGGTCGACGACGACGGCCGCGGCATTCCGTTCGGCCTGCACCCCGACGAACGCGTGCCCGTCGTCGAGATCGTCTTCACGCGCCTGCACGCGGGCGGCAAGTTCGACAAGGCCGCGGGCGGCGCCTATACGTTCTCGGGCGGTCTGCACGGCGTCGGCGTGTCGGTCACGAACGCGCTGTCCACGCGTCTGGACGTCACGGTCTGGCGCGACGGCAAGGTCGCCGAGCTCGGTTTTTCGAACGGCGACGTGGTCAAGCCGCTCAAAGTGCGCGCGGCCGAGCGCGGCGAAAAGAAGTCCGGCACGCGCGTCACGGTCACGCCGAACGCGAAGTACTTCGATTCGCCGAATCTGCCGGTCGGTGAACTGCAGCGGCTGCTGCGCTCGAAAGCGGTGCTGCTGCCGGGCGTCGAAGTCGTGCTCGTCAACGAAAAGACCGGCGAGCGGCAAAGCTGGAAGTACGAAGACGGCCTGCGCGGCTATCTGCTCGAAGGCATGGCCGGCAGCGATCTGCTGATTCCGCTGTTCGAAGGCGAACGCTACGCGGAAAGCTCGCGCTCGAACGAGGAGACGTTTGCCGAGGGCGAAGGCGCCGCGTGGGTCGTCGCGTGGAGCGAGGAAGGGCCGCTCACGCGCGAGTCGTACGTGAACCTGATCCCGACGCCGGCCGGCGGCACGCACGAGGCGGGTCTGCGCGACGGCCTGTTCCAGGCCGTGAAGAGCTTCGTCGAGTTGCACGGCCTGCAGCCGAAGGGCGTGAAGCTGCTCGCCGAAGACGTATTCGCGCGCGTATCGTTCGTGCTGTCGGCGAAAGTGCTCGATCCGCAGTTCCAAGGCCAGATCAAGGAACGCCTCAATAGCCGCGATGCGGTGAAGCTCGTGTCCTCGTTCGCGCGCCCGGCACTCGAACTGTGGCTGAACCAGCATGTCGAGCACGGCAGGAAGCTTGCCGATCTCGTCATCAAGCAGGCGCAAGCGCGTACGCGCGCGGGGCAGAAGGTCGAAAAGCGCAAGAGCTCGGGCGTCGCCGTGCTGCCCGGCAAGCTTACCGATTGCGAATCGACCGAAATCGAGCGCAACGAACTGTTCCTCGTCGAAGGCGATTCCGCCGGCGGCTCCGCGAAGATGGGCCGCGACAAGGAATTCCAGGCGATCCTGCCTTTGCGCGGCAAGGTGCTGAACACATGGGAAACCGAGCGCGATCGCCTGTTCGCGAACAACGAGGTGCACGACATCTCGGTCGCGATCGGCGTCGATCCGCACAACCCGGACGACACCGTCGACCTGTCGAATCTGCGCTACGGCAAGATCTGCATCCTGTCGGACGCGGACGTCGACGGCGCGCATATCCAGGTGCTGCTGCTCACGCTGTTCTTCAAGCACTTCCCGCAGCTGATCGAGCGCGGCAACGTGTTCGTCGCGCGGCCGCCGCTGTTTCGCGTCGATGCGCCGGCCCGCGGCAAGAAGCCCGCGCAGAAGCTCTACGCGCTCGACGACGGCGAGCTCGAAGCGATTCTCGACAAGCTGCGCAAGGACGGCGTGCGCGAATCGCAATGGACGATCAGCCGCTTCAAGGGCCTCGGCGAAATGAGCGCCGAGCAGCTGTGGGACACGACGATGAACCCGGACACGCGGCGCCTGTCGCCGATCGCGCTCGGCGAACTCGACTTCGAGAAGACCGTTGCGCGCATGACGATGCTGATGGGCAAGGGCGAAGCGGCGTCGCGGCGCAGCTGGCTCGAAGAGAAGGGCAACGAGGTCGAAGCGGATATCTAG
- the parC gene encoding DNA topoisomerase IV subunit A yields the protein MEDNTPDLFEEAPPPGDLLTLGHYAEQAYLEYAVSVVKGRALPDVSDGQKPVQRRILYAMSEMGLADNAKPVKSARVVGDVLGKYHPHGDQSAYDALVRLAQDFSMRYPLIDGQGNFGSRDGDGAAAMRYTEARLTPIAKLLLDEIDQGTVDFMPNYDGSFEEPKLLPARLPFVLLNGASGIAVGLATEIPSHNLREVAAAAVAMIRHPKITQAELMQHLPGPDFPGGGQIISSEAEIAAAYETGRGSLKVRARWKIEELARGQWQLVINELPPNTSCQKVLEEIEEQTNPKIKLGKKSLTPEQLQTKQTLLALLDAVRDESGKDAPVRLVFEPKSSRIEQTEFVNTLLAHTSLESNAPLNLVMVGADGRPRQKGIGEILGEWVGFRFATVTRRTQFRLAKVDDRIHILEGRMIVFLNLDEVIRIIRESDEPKAALISAFELSERQADDILDIRLRQLARLEKIKIEKELEELRDEKAKLEELLGSESAMKRLIVKEIEADAKQYGDERRTLIQQDKRATFEARVVDEPVTVVVSQKGWVRALKGHGLDPAGFTFKAGDSLYAAFQCRTPDTLIAWGSNGRVYSVAVSQLPGGRGDGVPVTTMIELESGTHLMHYYAATADQALLLASSNGFGFIAKLGDMVSRVKAGKSFMTIDEGAAPLVPMPMVPDATQVACLSSTGRMLVFGLDEMKTLSGGGRGVTLMGLDANETLAQALAIGKAGVVLMGTGRGGKPGEETLSGKALAAHVGKRARKGHKPDTKLKVTGLRPALEEGQG from the coding sequence ATGGAAGACAACACTCCCGATCTTTTCGAAGAGGCGCCGCCGCCCGGCGACCTGCTGACACTCGGCCATTACGCGGAGCAGGCGTACCTCGAATACGCGGTCAGCGTCGTCAAGGGCCGCGCGCTGCCCGACGTCAGCGACGGTCAGAAGCCCGTGCAGCGTCGCATCCTGTACGCCATGAGCGAGATGGGCCTCGCCGACAACGCCAAGCCCGTGAAATCGGCGCGCGTAGTCGGCGACGTGCTCGGCAAGTATCACCCGCACGGCGACCAGTCCGCCTACGACGCACTCGTGCGCCTCGCGCAGGATTTCTCGATGCGCTATCCGCTCATCGATGGCCAGGGCAACTTCGGCTCGCGCGATGGCGACGGTGCTGCGGCCATGCGCTACACCGAAGCGCGCCTGACGCCGATCGCGAAGCTGCTGCTCGACGAAATCGATCAGGGCACGGTCGATTTCATGCCGAACTACGATGGCTCGTTCGAAGAGCCGAAGCTGCTGCCCGCGCGTCTGCCGTTCGTGTTGCTGAACGGCGCATCGGGTATCGCGGTGGGCCTCGCGACCGAAATTCCGTCGCATAACCTGCGCGAGGTGGCGGCGGCCGCGGTCGCGATGATCCGTCATCCGAAGATCACGCAGGCGGAGCTCATGCAGCATCTGCCGGGGCCGGACTTCCCGGGCGGCGGCCAGATCATTTCGAGCGAAGCCGAGATCGCGGCGGCCTACGAAACGGGCCGCGGCAGCCTGAAGGTGCGTGCGCGCTGGAAGATCGAAGAGCTCGCGCGCGGCCAGTGGCAGCTCGTCATCAACGAATTGCCGCCGAACACGTCGTGCCAGAAGGTGCTCGAGGAAATCGAGGAGCAGACGAACCCGAAGATCAAGCTCGGCAAGAAGTCGCTGACGCCCGAGCAGCTGCAGACGAAGCAGACGTTGCTCGCGCTGCTCGACGCGGTGCGCGACGAATCGGGCAAGGACGCGCCGGTGCGCCTCGTGTTCGAGCCGAAGTCGAGCCGCATCGAGCAGACCGAGTTCGTCAATACGCTGCTTGCGCATACGAGCCTCGAATCGAACGCGCCGCTCAATCTCGTGATGGTCGGCGCCGACGGCCGGCCGCGCCAGAAGGGCATCGGCGAAATCCTCGGCGAGTGGGTCGGCTTTCGCTTCGCGACGGTTACGCGCCGCACGCAGTTCCGGCTCGCGAAGGTCGACGATCGCATCCATATTCTCGAAGGCCGGATGATCGTCTTCCTGAATCTGGACGAAGTGATCCGGATCATCCGCGAATCGGACGAGCCGAAGGCCGCGCTGATCTCGGCGTTCGAGCTGTCCGAACGCCAGGCCGACGACATTCTCGATATCCGGCTGCGTCAGTTGGCGCGCCTCGAAAAGATCAAGATCGAGAAGGAGCTCGAAGAACTGCGCGACGAGAAAGCGAAGCTCGAAGAGCTGCTCGGCAGCGAGAGCGCGATGAAGCGGCTGATCGTCAAGGAAATCGAAGCCGATGCGAAGCAGTACGGCGACGAGCGCCGCACGCTGATCCAGCAGGACAAGCGCGCGACGTTCGAAGCGCGCGTGGTCGACGAGCCGGTCACGGTCGTCGTGTCGCAGAAGGGCTGGGTGCGCGCGCTGAAGGGCCATGGGCTCGATCCGGCCGGCTTCACGTTCAAGGCCGGCGACAGTCTTTACGCGGCGTTCCAGTGCCGCACGCCCGACACGTTGATCGCGTGGGGCAGCAACGGCCGCGTCTACTCGGTCGCGGTCAGCCAGTTGCCGGGCGGCCGCGGCGACGGCGTGCCGGTCACGACGATGATCGAGCTCGAATCGGGCACGCACCTCATGCATTACTACGCGGCGACGGCCGACCAGGCGCTGCTGCTCGCGTCGAGCAACGGTTTCGGCTTTATCGCGAAGCTCGGCGATATGGTGAGCCGCGTGAAGGCTGGCAAGTCGTTCATGACGATCGACGAAGGCGCGGCGCCGCTCGTGCCGATGCCGATGGTGCCCGACGCGACGCAGGTCGCGTGTCTGTCGAGCACGGGGCGTATGCTCGTATTCGGTCTCGACGAGATGAAGACATTGTCGGGCGGCGGACGCGGCGTCACGCTGATGGGGCTCGACGCCAACGAAACGCTCGCGCAGGCACTCGCGATCGGCAAGGCGGGCGTCGTGCTGATGGGCACGGGCCGCGGCGGCAAGCCGGGCGAGGAAACGCTGTCCGGCAAGGCGCTCGCCGCGCATGTCGGCAAACGCGCACGCAAGGGGCACAAGCCCGATACGAAGCTCAAGGTGACGGGGTTGCGGCCCGCGCTCGAAGAAGGGCAGGGCTAG
- a CDS encoding ATP-binding cassette domain-containing protein: protein MSLYTITGAQLAFGHVALLDHADFSLEAGERVGLIGRNGAGKSSLLKIVADLAKPDDGLVTRQQNLVTVYVPQEPEFEAGTSVFDAVAGGLAHARELLDEYDRVAHALAEAPEGGEHDALLARMNTLQSSLDAADAWNWRTRVSTTLAQIGLDGDAQVDALSGGMQKRVALARALVLQPDVLLLDEPTNHLDFDGIRWLEELLLSQRAGLLFITHDRAFLDRIATRIVELDRGRLLSYPGNFSAYQTRKAQQLEVERVENEKFDKLLAQEEVWIRKGVEARRTRSVGRIARLVQMRNERAERRNVQGNVKLDVAQGEKSGKIVAELTDVTKRFGARTVVERFSATLMRGDKIGLVGPNGAGKTTLLKLILGELQPDEGRVRVGTNLQVAYFDQMRAQLDQEKSLADTISPGSDWVEINGAKKHVMSYLGDFLFAPERARSPVKSLSGGERNRLLLARLFARPANVLVLDEPTNDLDIPTLELLEELLTDYDGTVLLVSHDRAFLDNVVTSVIAAEGEGKWREYVGGFTDWQTQRERAEQLAQRDAPKEAARQTAPKESAAGRNAQRSVKLSYKEQRELEALPERIAALEGEQKAIAAQLEDGSIFAKDAQEGTRLTQRYAEIDEELMVALERWDELENKGK, encoded by the coding sequence ATGTCGCTTTACACCATCACCGGCGCGCAACTCGCGTTCGGTCACGTCGCGTTGCTCGATCACGCGGACTTTTCGCTCGAAGCCGGCGAGCGTGTCGGCCTGATCGGCCGCAATGGCGCGGGCAAGTCGTCATTGCTGAAAATCGTCGCGGACCTCGCGAAGCCCGACGACGGACTCGTCACGCGTCAACAGAACCTCGTCACGGTCTACGTGCCGCAGGAGCCTGAATTCGAAGCGGGCACGTCGGTGTTCGACGCGGTCGCGGGCGGGCTCGCGCATGCGCGCGAACTGCTCGACGAATACGACCGCGTCGCGCATGCGCTGGCGGAGGCGCCGGAAGGCGGCGAGCACGATGCCTTGCTCGCGCGCATGAACACCTTGCAATCGTCGCTCGACGCGGCCGATGCCTGGAACTGGCGCACGCGTGTGTCCACGACGCTCGCGCAGATCGGCCTCGACGGCGACGCGCAGGTCGACGCGCTGTCGGGCGGCATGCAAAAACGCGTCGCGCTTGCGCGCGCGCTCGTGCTGCAGCCGGACGTGCTGCTGCTCGACGAGCCGACGAACCACCTCGACTTCGACGGCATCCGCTGGCTCGAAGAGCTGTTGCTCTCGCAACGCGCGGGTCTGCTGTTCATCACGCACGACCGCGCGTTTCTCGACCGCATCGCGACGCGCATCGTCGAACTCGATCGCGGCCGGCTGCTGTCGTACCCGGGCAATTTCTCCGCGTATCAGACGCGTAAGGCGCAGCAGCTCGAAGTCGAGCGCGTCGAAAACGAGAAATTCGACAAGCTGCTCGCTCAGGAAGAAGTGTGGATCCGCAAGGGCGTCGAAGCGCGCCGCACGCGCAGCGTCGGCCGCATTGCGCGGCTCGTGCAGATGCGCAACGAGCGCGCCGAACGTCGCAACGTGCAGGGCAACGTGAAGCTCGACGTCGCGCAGGGCGAGAAGTCCGGCAAGATCGTCGCGGAGCTGACGGACGTGACGAAGCGCTTCGGCGCACGCACCGTGGTCGAGCGCTTTTCGGCCACGCTGATGCGCGGCGACAAGATCGGCCTCGTCGGTCCGAACGGGGCGGGCAAGACGACGCTGCTCAAGCTGATTCTCGGCGAGTTGCAGCCCGACGAGGGGCGTGTGCGCGTCGGCACGAATCTGCAGGTCGCGTACTTCGACCAGATGCGCGCGCAACTGGATCAGGAGAAAAGTCTTGCCGATACGATCAGCCCCGGCAGCGACTGGGTCGAGATCAACGGCGCGAAGAAGCATGTGATGAGCTACCTCGGCGATTTCCTGTTTGCGCCGGAGCGGGCGCGCTCGCCGGTGAAGTCGCTGTCGGGCGGCGAGCGCAACCGGCTGCTGCTCGCGCGGCTGTTCGCGCGTCCGGCGAACGTGCTGGTGCTCGACGAACCGACGAACGATCTCGACATTCCGACGCTCGAACTGCTCGAAGAACTGCTGACCGACTACGACGGCACCGTGCTGCTCGTGAGCCACGACCGGGCGTTTCTGGACAACGTGGTGACTTCGGTGATCGCGGCGGAGGGCGAAGGCAAGTGGCGCGAATATGTCGGGGGCTTCACCGACTGGCAGACGCAGCGCGAGCGCGCCGAACAGCTCGCGCAGCGCGACGCACCGAAGGAAGCGGCCAGGCAGACTGCGCCGAAAGAAAGCGCGGCGGGCCGCAATGCTCAACGGTCGGTGAAGCTGTCGTACAAGGAACAGCGCGAACTCGAGGCGCTGCCGGAACGGATCGCGGCGCTCGAGGGCGAGCAGAAAGCCATTGCCGCGCAACTCGAAGACGGGTCGATCTTCGCGAAAGACGCCCAGGAAGGCACGCGTCTCACGCAGCGTTACGCGGAAATCGATGAGGAACTGATGGTGGCGCTCGAGCGGTGGGATGAGCTGGAGAACAAGGGGAAGTAA
- a CDS encoding bifunctional diguanylate cyclase/phosphodiesterase, translating into MNQLHHSSVREARHRLDPAASRRRALLAIPALGVLVLVLLWTVIFARLSVEKESTYREAMASAGILSAALEQHTVKAIHQVDQITRFVKFELEKSPARFDLASTVEKGVVQSETLVQVSLIDEHGKLIANTAEANPRPIDLSDREHFKVHEHENDDQLYISKPVLGRVSGHWTLQMTRRLNHPDGSFAGVVVVSEDPSYFTTDFYNNAAIGRDGVIAVISDDGTVLARRTGNDDRASGVFTASGTYPTSEHVSGTYVDPIDNVTRVVSYRHIDGYPLGVLVGLSQAEEFADYNHTRNVYLLMASFISLAMLGFFAVATGLIGKLLGREREMTHLVEYDLLTGLRNRYSTLQILHHEVAQTSNVGRLAILFIDLDNFKTVNDTLGHNAGDIVLQMTAARLADAVAGVGTLSRIGGDEFVVIVKGDDVEERAVAAAEAASDVFATPFEVRGSSFVLHASIGIALYSIANESEIDLLKKADLAMYSAKDAGKNCYQFYSPQLSHRADHLMKWEQQLRIALADGQLFLAYQPKIDLTRRCITGFEALVRWNHPQHGLIPANEFIPVAESTGLIVPIGDFVIQTACRQLAQWQAQGYESLSLAVNISAVQFWRGDLFDTIARAIEDSGIPARRLELEITETAMMEFPDLVSEKIFALKRLGVRIALDDFGTGYSSLSYLNRFSVDTLKVDRSFVQAVPGDRSVCVMVTAIVNLARSLGLTVVVEGTETEEQVAWLAALGQIEAQGFLFSRPVPSDGIPALLDKFGVCGLRTRALPRERSDGDTSDAPSTSGQPV; encoded by the coding sequence ATGAATCAGCTCCATCACTCCAGCGTACGCGAAGCCAGGCACCGGCTTGACCCGGCCGCCTCGCGCCGCCGCGCGCTGCTCGCGATCCCGGCGCTCGGCGTGCTGGTGCTCGTGCTGCTATGGACTGTCATCTTCGCGCGGCTGTCGGTCGAGAAAGAATCGACCTATCGGGAAGCGATGGCGTCGGCAGGCATTCTTTCCGCTGCGCTCGAACAGCATACGGTGAAGGCGATTCACCAGGTCGACCAGATCACGCGCTTCGTCAAATTCGAACTCGAAAAATCCCCGGCCCGCTTCGATCTCGCGAGCACCGTCGAGAAAGGCGTCGTGCAGAGCGAGACGCTCGTGCAGGTGTCGCTGATCGACGAGCACGGCAAACTGATCGCCAACACCGCAGAAGCGAACCCGCGCCCGATCGATCTGTCGGACCGCGAACATTTCAAGGTGCACGAGCACGAGAACGACGACCAGCTTTACATCAGCAAGCCGGTGCTCGGCCGCGTCTCCGGCCACTGGACGCTGCAGATGACGCGGCGTCTGAACCATCCCGACGGCTCGTTCGCAGGCGTGGTCGTGGTCTCCGAAGACCCGAGCTACTTCACCACCGACTTCTATAACAACGCGGCGATCGGCCGCGACGGCGTGATCGCGGTGATCTCGGACGACGGCACCGTGCTCGCGCGCCGCACCGGCAACGACGACCGCGCCTCGGGCGTGTTCACCGCGAGCGGCACCTATCCGACCTCCGAGCATGTGTCGGGCACCTATGTGGACCCGATCGATAACGTCACGCGCGTCGTGTCGTACCGGCATATCGACGGCTATCCGTTAGGCGTGCTCGTCGGTCTGTCGCAGGCCGAAGAATTCGCCGACTACAACCACACGCGCAACGTCTATCTGCTGATGGCGAGCTTCATCTCGCTCGCGATGCTCGGCTTCTTCGCGGTCGCGACAGGGCTGATCGGCAAGCTGCTTGGCCGCGAACGCGAGATGACGCACCTCGTCGAATACGATCTGCTGACCGGCTTGCGCAACCGCTATTCCACGCTGCAGATTCTTCACCATGAAGTTGCGCAGACATCGAACGTCGGGCGGCTCGCCATTCTGTTTATCGACCTCGACAACTTCAAGACCGTCAACGACACGCTCGGCCACAACGCCGGCGACATCGTCCTGCAAATGACGGCGGCGCGCCTCGCCGATGCCGTGGCCGGCGTGGGCACGCTGTCGCGCATCGGCGGCGACGAGTTCGTCGTGATCGTCAAAGGCGACGATGTCGAAGAACGCGCGGTCGCGGCCGCCGAGGCGGCGTCGGACGTGTTCGCGACGCCGTTCGAGGTGCGCGGCAGCAGCTTCGTGCTGCATGCGAGCATCGGCATCGCGCTCTACTCGATTGCGAACGAAAGCGAGATCGATCTGTTGAAGAAAGCCGATCTCGCGATGTACAGCGCGAAGGACGCGGGCAAGAACTGCTATCAGTTCTATTCGCCGCAGCTCTCGCACCGCGCCGACCATTTGATGAAGTGGGAGCAGCAACTGCGCATTGCGCTCGCCGACGGGCAGCTGTTTCTCGCGTACCAGCCCAAGATCGACCTGACGCGCCGCTGCATTACGGGCTTCGAGGCGCTCGTGCGCTGGAACCATCCGCAACATGGCCTGATTCCGGCGAACGAGTTCATTCCCGTTGCGGAGTCGACGGGCCTGATCGTGCCGATCGGCGACTTCGTCATCCAGACGGCCTGCCGCCAGCTCGCGCAGTGGCAGGCGCAAGGCTACGAATCGCTGTCGCTCGCGGTCAATATTTCGGCCGTGCAGTTCTGGCGCGGCGATCTGTTCGATACGATTGCGCGCGCGATCGAAGACAGCGGCATTCCCGCGCGACGCCTCGAACTCGAGATCACCGAGACCGCGATGATGGAATTTCCGGATCTCGTCTCGGAGAAAATCTTCGCGCTGAAGCGGCTCGGCGTGCGCATCGCGCTCGACGATTTCGGCACCGGCTATTCGTCGCTGTCGTATCTGAACCGCTTCTCGGTCGATACGCTGAAGGTGGACCGCTCGTTCGTCCAGGCCGTTCCGGGCGACCGCAGCGTCTGCGTGATGGTGACCGCGATCGTCAATCTGGCGCGCTCGCTCGGGCTGACCGTCGTCGTCGAAGGCACCGAGACCGAGGAACAGGTCGCGTGGCTCGCGGCGCTCGGGCAGATCGAAGCGCAAGGCTTCCTGTTCTCGCGCCCCGTGCCGAGCGACGGCATTCCGGCGCTGCTCGACAAGTTCGGCGTGTGCGGCTTGCGCACGCGTGCGCTGCCGCGCGAGCGCAGCGACGGCGACACGAGCGACGCGCCGAGCACGAGCGGTCAGCCAGTCTGA